A genomic window from Bos javanicus breed banteng chromosome 13, ARS-OSU_banteng_1.0, whole genome shotgun sequence includes:
- the STX16 gene encoding syntaxin-16 isoform X4: MALVSGISLDPEAAIGVTKRSPPKWVDGVDEIQYDVGRIKQKMKELASLHDQHLNRPTLDDSSEQEHAIEITTQEITQLFHRCQRAVQALPSRARRACSEQEERLLRNVVASLAQALQELSTSFRHAQSSYLRRMKNREERSQHFFATSVPLMDDGEDNTLYDRGFTDEQLVLVEQNTLLVEEREREIRQIVQSISDLNEIFRDLGAMIVEQGTVLDRIDYNVEQSCIKTEDGLKQLHKAEQYQKKNRKMLVILILLVIIIVLTVVLVGVKSR; encoded by the exons ATGGCTCTGGTGTCAGGCATCAGCTTGGACCCAGAAGCCGCAATTGGTGTGACAAAGCGGTCCCCTCCTAAATGGGTGGATGGAGTGGATGAA ATACAGTATGATGTTGGGCGGATTAAACAGAAGATGAAGGAGTTAGCCAGCCTTCATGACCAGCACTTAAACCGACCTACCCTGGATGACAGCAGCGAGCAGGAGCATGCCATTGAGATAACCACACAGGAGATCACCCAG CTCTTCCATAGGTGTCAGCGTGCGGTGCAGGCGCTGCCCAGCCGGGCCCGCCGGGCCTGCTCGGAGCAGGAGGAGCGGCTCCTCCGAAACGTGGTGGCCTCGCTGGCCCAGGCCCTGCAGGAGCTGTCCACCAGCTTCCGGCACGCACAGTCCAGCTACCTCCGAC GCATGAAGAATCGAGAGGAAAGATCCCAGCATTTTTTTGCTACATCAGTACCGCTGATGGACGATGGCGAGGATAATACTCTGTATGACCGG GGCTTTACAGACGAGCAGCTAGTGCTGGTGGAGCAGAACACGCTGCTGGTGGAGGAACGGGAGAGGGAGATTCGCCAGATCGTGCAGTCCATCTCTGACCTGAACGAGATATTTAGGGACCTGGGAGCCATGATCGTAGAACAG GGTACCGTCCTCGATAGAATCGACTATAATGTTGAACAGTCCTGTATCAAAACTGAAGACGGCTTGAAACAGCTCCACAAG GCAGAGCAGTATCAGAAGAAGAACCGGAAGATGCTCGTGATCCTGATATTGCTCGTCATCATCATCGTCCTCACTGTTGTCCTCGTCGGCGTGAAGTCTCGCTGA
- the STX16 gene encoding syntaxin-16 isoform X3 yields MATRRLTDAFLLLRNNSIQNRQLLAEQLADDRMALVSGISLDPEAAIGVTKRSPPKWVDGVDEIQYDVGRIKQKMKELASLHDQHLNRPTLDDSSEQEHAIEITTQEITQLFHRCQRAVQALPSRARRACSEQEERLLRNVVASLAQALQELSTSFRHAQSSYLRRMKNREERSQHFFATSVPLMDDGEDNTLYDRGFTDEQLVLVEQNTLLVEEREREIRQIVQSISDLNEIFRDLGAMIVEQGTVLDRIDYNVEQSCIKTEDGLKQLHKAEQYQKKNRKMLVILILLVIIIVLTVVLVGVKSR; encoded by the exons cTCGCTGATGATCGCATGGCTCTGGTGTCAGGCATCAGCTTGGACCCAGAAGCCGCAATTGGTGTGACAAAGCGGTCCCCTCCTAAATGGGTGGATGGAGTGGATGAA ATACAGTATGATGTTGGGCGGATTAAACAGAAGATGAAGGAGTTAGCCAGCCTTCATGACCAGCACTTAAACCGACCTACCCTGGATGACAGCAGCGAGCAGGAGCATGCCATTGAGATAACCACACAGGAGATCACCCAG CTCTTCCATAGGTGTCAGCGTGCGGTGCAGGCGCTGCCCAGCCGGGCCCGCCGGGCCTGCTCGGAGCAGGAGGAGCGGCTCCTCCGAAACGTGGTGGCCTCGCTGGCCCAGGCCCTGCAGGAGCTGTCCACCAGCTTCCGGCACGCACAGTCCAGCTACCTCCGAC GCATGAAGAATCGAGAGGAAAGATCCCAGCATTTTTTTGCTACATCAGTACCGCTGATGGACGATGGCGAGGATAATACTCTGTATGACCGG GGCTTTACAGACGAGCAGCTAGTGCTGGTGGAGCAGAACACGCTGCTGGTGGAGGAACGGGAGAGGGAGATTCGCCAGATCGTGCAGTCCATCTCTGACCTGAACGAGATATTTAGGGACCTGGGAGCCATGATCGTAGAACAG GGTACCGTCCTCGATAGAATCGACTATAATGTTGAACAGTCCTGTATCAAAACTGAAGACGGCTTGAAACAGCTCCACAAG GCAGAGCAGTATCAGAAGAAGAACCGGAAGATGCTCGTGATCCTGATATTGCTCGTCATCATCATCGTCCTCACTGTTGTCCTCGTCGGCGTGAAGTCTCGCTGA
- the STX16 gene encoding syntaxin-16 isoform X2, translating into MATRRLTDAFLLLRNNSIQNRQLLAEQELDELADDRMALVSGISLDPEAAIGVTKRSPPKWVDGVDEIQYDVGRIKQKMKELASLHDQHLNRPTLDDSSEQEHAIEITTQEITQLFHRCQRAVQALPSRARRACSEQEERLLRNVVASLAQALQELSTSFRHAQSSYLRRMKNREERSQHFFATSVPLMDDGEDNTLYDRGFTDEQLVLVEQNTLLVEEREREIRQIVQSISDLNEIFRDLGAMIVEQGTVLDRIDYNVEQSCIKTEDGLKQLHKAEQYQKKNRKMLVILILLVIIIVLTVVLVGVKSR; encoded by the exons cTCGCTGATGATCGCATGGCTCTGGTGTCAGGCATCAGCTTGGACCCAGAAGCCGCAATTGGTGTGACAAAGCGGTCCCCTCCTAAATGGGTGGATGGAGTGGATGAA ATACAGTATGATGTTGGGCGGATTAAACAGAAGATGAAGGAGTTAGCCAGCCTTCATGACCAGCACTTAAACCGACCTACCCTGGATGACAGCAGCGAGCAGGAGCATGCCATTGAGATAACCACACAGGAGATCACCCAG CTCTTCCATAGGTGTCAGCGTGCGGTGCAGGCGCTGCCCAGCCGGGCCCGCCGGGCCTGCTCGGAGCAGGAGGAGCGGCTCCTCCGAAACGTGGTGGCCTCGCTGGCCCAGGCCCTGCAGGAGCTGTCCACCAGCTTCCGGCACGCACAGTCCAGCTACCTCCGAC GCATGAAGAATCGAGAGGAAAGATCCCAGCATTTTTTTGCTACATCAGTACCGCTGATGGACGATGGCGAGGATAATACTCTGTATGACCGG GGCTTTACAGACGAGCAGCTAGTGCTGGTGGAGCAGAACACGCTGCTGGTGGAGGAACGGGAGAGGGAGATTCGCCAGATCGTGCAGTCCATCTCTGACCTGAACGAGATATTTAGGGACCTGGGAGCCATGATCGTAGAACAG GGTACCGTCCTCGATAGAATCGACTATAATGTTGAACAGTCCTGTATCAAAACTGAAGACGGCTTGAAACAGCTCCACAAG GCAGAGCAGTATCAGAAGAAGAACCGGAAGATGCTCGTGATCCTGATATTGCTCGTCATCATCATCGTCCTCACTGTTGTCCTCGTCGGCGTGAAGTCTCGCTGA